One genomic window of Octopus bimaculoides isolate UCB-OBI-ISO-001 chromosome 2, ASM119413v2, whole genome shotgun sequence includes the following:
- the LOC106871012 gene encoding putative CENPB DNA-binding domain-containing protein 1 has protein sequence MAPKKIHSESAKHHAIMLKDNLAVIKRHKNGGKVVAIARSFGMNRTAVSTIVHNKDKILAHTKPEAPEMKNTVSDKKKGKIFEEIKNLLSPWIVRLNRQQSAITQEIIEEKALSLFEDLKKKISR, from the coding sequence atggctcctaagaaaattcatagtgaaagtgcaAAGCATCATGCTATAATGCTGAAGGATAATCTGGCTGTAATAAAACGTCATAAAAACGGTGgaaaagtggtagcaattgcacgaTCTTTTGGGATGAATCGGACAGCTGTATcgacgattgtacataataaggacaagattttagcacatacCAAACCTGAAGCCCCAGAGATGAAGAACACTGTCAGCGATAAGAAAAaaggcaaaatctttgaagaaattaaaaacctTCTTTCTCCttggattgttaggttgaatcgTCAGCAGTCTGCTATTACTCAAGAAATCATCGAAGAGAAAGCgttgtctttgtttgaggacctgaagaaaaaaatatccagatga